From a single Porites lutea chromosome 10, jaPorLute2.1, whole genome shotgun sequence genomic region:
- the LOC140950588 gene encoding glutathione peroxidase-like produces MLRFNRQLLSGLKNHSKNSLVKYAAFSLGSLGLLYGTKMATAGAVQHKTIFDFEVKDIDENLVSLSKYRGYVTLIVNVASKUGLTKKNYTQLEELHSKYAEQGLRILAFPCNQFGGQEPGTDAEIKEFARGYHVKFDMFSKIDVNGPTADPLYVFLKNAKHGFLTNSIKWNFTKFLCDKHGVPVKRYAPTVAPLDLEKDIEKELNKD; encoded by the exons ATGTTGCGTTTTAACAGGCAGCTGCTTAGTGGTTTGAAGAATCATTCGAAGAATAGTTTGGTGAAGTACGCCGCTTTTTCCCTTGGTTCTTTGGGTCTTTTGTACGGTACGAAAATGGCGACTGCCGGAGCAGTGCAACACAAGACTATCTTCGATTTTGAAGTGAAAGATATTGACGAGAACCTTGTGAGTTTATCCAAGTACAGAGGCTATGTGACGCTGATTGTTAACGTGGCATCCAAATGAGGACTTACGAAGAAAAACTACACTCAGCTAGAGGAACTGCACTCCAA ATATGCTGAGCAAGGACTTCGTATCCTCGCCTTTCCCTGCAATCAGTTTGGTGGACAAGAACCAGGCACAGATGCAGAAATCAAGGAATTTGCAAGAGGCTACCATGTCAAGTTTGATATGTTCagcaaaattgatgttaatggGCCCACAGCAGACCCTTTGTATGTGTTCCTAAAGAATGCAAAACATGGCTTTCTGACCAACAGTATCAAATGGAACTTCACTAAGTTTTTGTGTGACAAACATGGGGTGCCTGTGAAGAGATATGCACCTACTGTAGCCCCTCttgatttagaaaaagacaTTGAAAAGGAACTCAATAAAGATTAA
- the LOC140950846 gene encoding collagenase 3-like: MFFLVIFASLFLFQAAVCEEDETEFALNYLSNFGYTSHSRSGSNDAISAIKRFQEFFGLPVTGRLDERTLEEMRKPRCGVKDFVAGKNSMRAKRYSTSWTKWRKTSLKYYMTYGDDMSESKQARIIAKAFKMWSDAAPKLRFTRTFRVSEADIKISFGRREHYGVPGEGKCYDPFDGKSGMFGGGLVLAHAFFPENGRLHFDDDEKFTEEGSIWGAKSLIHVAVHEIGHILGLHHSDVKGSVMWPTASRGTPKLHDDDIKGIRSLYGML; the protein is encoded by the exons ATGTTTTTCCTTGTGATTTTCGCGTCGCTGTTTCTTTTCCAGGCTGCAGTTTGCGAAGAGGACGAAACAGAATTTGCTTTG AATTATCTCTCCAACTTTGGATACACTTCGCACAGCAGATCAGGCAGTAATGATGCTATCTCGGCGATCAAAAGGTTTCAGGAATTCTTTGGTCTTCCCGTGACTGGAAGGCTTGATGAGAGGACACTGGAAGAGATGAGGAAGCCGCGATGTGGAGTTAAGGATTTTGTGGCAGGCAAGAATAGCATGCGTGCGAAGAGATACTCTACTTCCTGGACTAAATGGCGCAAAACATCTTTGAAATACTACATGACGTACGGTGACGACATGTCAGAGAGCAAACAGGCAAGAATCATCGCCAAAGCGTTTAAAATGTGGAGTGATGCAGCACCAAAGCTTCGTTTTACCAGGACATTCAGAGTCAGTGAGGCAGACATAAAAATCAG tttTGGAAGAAGGGAACATTATGGTGTTCCAGGTGAAGGCAAATGTTACGATCCATTTGACGGTAAATCCGGGATGTTTGGTGGAGGATTAGTGCTAGCCCATGCTTTCTTCCCCGAAAATGGTCGACTGCATTTCGACGACGACGAAAAATTCACTGAAGAAGGCTCCATTTGGGGAGCCAAAAGTCTGATTCACGTGGCAGTTCACGAGATAGGTCATATTTTGGGGCTTCATCACTCAGATGTCAAAGGATCGGTGATGTGGCCAACTGCCAGTCGGGGCACACCGAAGCTACACGATGATGACATTAAAGGCATCAGGTCTTTATACGGTATGCTCTAG
- the LOC140950847 gene encoding extracellular protease-like, translating into MHSDDMTFHLNRNYDMQLCRWILPFLLGTGACDEHFKLDESEAKVFSAIAACSPKYDSTQKIICSFHLTNNDHRDYSVLKWRTPLSGMTSDFLTVMYKGKRLDYDGIFMKKRNSPGPDQFLFVAAGQTVSSTFDVSAGYDVSKSGKYSVSLDTYLEYIPGSIRNINMPGKHALPAKVSHLSSPKEIFQVVGENSTKRTLGQTERSNLESNSSNLKENQERAKTWFGIGYTDIAIGVFEQMEEIVKIDKITYVFGGKYCHQDTLAYTFIIREKFILYNGYEKAEKLSGFDSKMGILTQELSHALTRTDDKVFGVCKCKKLAKRAPDRAVKNADNYEYFPESLYSSLK; encoded by the exons ATGCATTctgatgatatg ACCTTCCACCTCAATCGTAATTACGATATGCAGTTATGCAGGTGGATTTTGCCGTTCCTCCTGGGAACTGGGGCATGTGATGAACACTTCAAACTTGACGAATCTGAAGCAAA AGTTTTCTCTGCCATTGCAGCGTGTTCACCCAAGTATGACAGTACTCAGAAAATTATCTGCAGTTTTCACTTGACGAATAACGACCACAGAGACTATTCGGTCCTAAAATGGCGCACACCGTTGTCGGGAATGACTTCTGATTTCCTGACTGTAATGTACAAAGGAAAGAGGCTAGATTATGATGGAATCTTCATGAAAAAGCGTAATTCTCCTGGCCCTGACCAGTTCCTGTTCGTTGCCGCTGGGCAAACCGTCTCTTCAACGTTTGATGTTTCAGCTGGGTATGACGTAAGCAAGAGTGGAAAGTACTCAGTTTCACTAGACACGTATTTAGAATATATACCGGGTAGTATTAGGAACATAAACATGCCTGGCAAGCATGCCTTGCCAGCAAAAGTTAGTCACCTGTCTTCCCCAAAAGAGATATTTCAGGTAGTAGGGGAAAATTCTACTAAGAGAACATTAGGTCAAACGGAGCGTTCTAATTTGGAGAGCAATTCTTCTA ACCTTAAAGAAAACCAGGAACGCGCTAAAACGTGGTTTGGAATAGGTTATACGGACATCGCCATCGGCGTTTTTGAACAAATGGAAGAGATAGTAAAAATCGACAAGATAACATATGTTTTTGGAGGCAAATACTGTCACCAAGATACTCTTGCATACACCTTTATTATACGCGAAAAATTTATCTTGTACAACGGCTATGAAAAAGCCGAAAAACTCTCTGGTTTTGACAGCAAGATGGGAATCCTAACGCAAGAGTTGAGCCATGCTTTGACTAGAACAGACGACAAAGTATTTGGTGTATGCAAATGCAAGAAACTCGCTAAGAGAGCCCCTGACCGAGCTGTTAAGAATGCTGATAATTATGAGTATTTTCCTGAAAGTTTATACTCTAGTTTAAAATGA